The DNA segment GCAATGATGTAGCCGTTCCCATGGCGGGCCAGTGCTGAGATCGAGGTGGCGGCATTGGTGGGCGGGATGAACGAAGGATCCAAAGTGCCATTCGCCAGATATCGCGCGGCCCGCCTTCTCGGTTGGCCATCTGCAGAGGCAAATGCGCCCATATAGAGGACAGAGCCATCCGGCTCCACGGCCGCATTCAGTACCGTTCCACCAAGCAACGGCGCGAAATCCGTCATGACTCCCCCAACGGAAAACTTGGCGACCCGGTAGCGGGTTTCATAAGTGCTGGACGTATCCCGATCCTTCATCTGGGTGAAGTCACCGGTCGCGATGATTCCCCCGTCAGTATCCGTCACCAGGGTGAGAATGTCGGCCCCTGCGGGTAAAACCGAAGGCTGGAATGATCCATCGATCCTGCCATCCACTGTCACCTGGGCCAACGCAGGTTGGATGGCCACCGACAAGGCGATCATCCTGAGGTATTTGCTGGCTCCAGAAAGGCGGGTTTTCATAAAGTCATTGTATGGACATTTGAAGTCGTCCGGGCATGCAGCCTCCTTTTCCTGAGGGGACCTGTCAAGGCGGGGAAATGGCCGTATTTGCCCCGCACCGACCTGTGTCTCGACGCGGAAGGGGCGGGAAGATAGCATCAGACATGGAAAAATCCGCTTCCGCCGGTCCGTCGCACCACTTCCGGTTCCACCGCTCGCTTGCGAATCTCGCTCCGGTGTTCGGGGATGACTGGTTCTCGTTGAGGGCGGAAGGCTTCGCCCGCTTCTTCGGCACGCCGAAGTTCCTGATCGGCCAGACGTTGTTCGTCAGCACGTGGATCGTCCTGAACCTGACGGGGGTGGTTCGGTTCGATGTCTATCCGTTCATCCTGCTGAATCTCGCGTTCAGCCTGCAGGCGGCGTATGCGGCTCCGCTGATCCTGCTGGCGCAGACGCGGCAGGCGGACCGGGACAAGGCGCACGCGGACGCGGATGCCCGCCACCGGGAGGATCTGGCGCTGGCCACCCAGCAGCGGCAGGAGCAGGTGGCGGAGCTGTCCGCGCGGATGATGGAGCTGCTGAAGCAGAATACCGAACTGACGGCGATGACGAAGGCGATGAGCGAACGGATCGAGATCCTGACCGTGGAGATGCACGGCCGGCTTTCCGGGAAGTGAGGACGGGCCCTGCGGTCAGCTTTTCAGGCTGGCTTCCAGCCAGGCGAGGACCTGCTTGCGGTAGGCGCCGTTGTCACGGACGAGGGAGCCGCCATGGGTGCCCTCCTCCACGGTGAACATGGTCTTCGGTTCATGGGCGTTCTCAAAGAGGGAAAGGCCCTGTTGGAACGGCACCACTTCATCCTTCGTGCCGTGGACGACCAGGAAAGGGACGGTCGGGAGCTTCGAGACAAAGCCCAGCGGTGACAGTTCATCCGTCACCAGATCCTCGCCGAGCTGCCCGCCCACCACACGGGCCATCGCCCGGTAGGAGGCGAAGGTGCCGTCGATGATGATGGCACGCACTCCCGGGACGGGGCTTTCGCCAAGGGCGGTGATGGACTTCGCCCCGCCGAGGCTGTGGCCGAAGGAAATCAGGCGCGTCCGGTCGATGTCCTTCCGCTGGCCGACGTAGGAGAACGCGGCCTTCACGTCATCGATCATGCCGCGCCGGTCCACGGCACCGGCGGA comes from the Luteolibacter sp. SL250 genome and includes:
- a CDS encoding alpha/beta fold hydrolase; the encoded protein is MKRWVLATGLLLPGMAEGQAPPQPLDSAEEIRKALDKPDSQLSKLATSLLGKKGGNHLFYLPTHDEPATPEKWGFKYEDVRFDSADGTALHGWFMPARGKRPKGTIVFSHGNAGSVGHHLGFTMWLVEGGYNVLMYDYRGFGKSAGAVDRRGMIDDVKAAFSYVGQRKDIDRTRLISFGHSLGGAKSITALGESPVPGVRAIIIDGTFASYRAMARVVGGQLGEDLVTDELSPLGFVSKLPTVPFLVVHGTKDEVVPFQQGLSLFENAHEPKTMFTVEEGTHGGSLVRDNGAYRKQVLAWLEASLKS
- a CDS encoding DUF1003 domain-containing protein encodes the protein MEKSASAGPSHHFRFHRSLANLAPVFGDDWFSLRAEGFARFFGTPKFLIGQTLFVSTWIVLNLTGVVRFDVYPFILLNLAFSLQAAYAAPLILLAQTRQADRDKAHADADARHREDLALATQQRQEQVAELSARMMELLKQNTELTAMTKAMSERIEILTVEMHGRLSGK